The sequence CGCGCGGCCGATGGTGCAGGGCAACACCGTCCTCGCCCCGGTGATGGCGCCAGTCGCCGAGCCGGAGCCCGAGGTTGTGCCCGAGGTCGCCGCCAAGGTGATCCCGATGGGCGAGCGCTGCACCATTCTCGACCTCACCGAGTTCACCTGCCGCTGGCCGGTGGGCGACCCCGGCAAGGGCGATTTCCACTATTGCGGCAGCCGCTCCAAGACCGGCCTGCCCTATTGCGCCTATCACGCGCGCATCGCCTATCAGCCGGTGCAGGACCGCAACCGCCGCCGCGTCGCCCGCTAGAGCCTGATCCGATCAGGTTGAAACAACCTGATCGGTAAATCAGTCTCTAAGTTCTGGATAGCGACGCCGCACGCGGCGAAACCGGCCGGCACGTTCCCCGTCTGGCGCTGCCGCGCCGGCGGGTGCCATAATTGGGGCGCCTTTTCCCGGCCCGGTCGTTTCATGCTCTTCCGCGCCCTCGCCTCCGCCCGACGCAAGACCCCGGCCGCGCCGGAGCCCAGCCATTTCCGGCTGCGGCTGACGGCGGAGGAGGTCCTTGTCCAGCTCCGGCGTAATCCGCGCGCCCGGCGCTACACACTGCGCGTGCGGGCGGCGACGCGCGATGTGGTGCTCACCCTTCCCGCCCGTGGCACACTGGACGAAGCGCTGGATTTCGCCCGCCGCCATGCCGGCTGGGTGGAATTGCGGCTCTCGCGCCTGCCGGAGGTCGTCGCCTTCACCCCCGGCGCCACCGTGCCGCTGCGCGGCACCCCGCACCGCATCGTCCATCGGCCGGAGATGCGCGGCACGGTGTGGACCGGCAGGGAAGACGACGAGGCCGCGCTATTCGTGGCCGGCGACAGCGCGCATGTGGCGCGGCGGGTCAGTGATTTTCTCAAGCGCGAGGCGCGGCGCGATCTCCTGGAGGCGGCGCGGCGCCATGCCGGCGCGCTCGGCGTTTCCATCACCCGCGTCACCCTGCGCGACACGGCGAGCCGCTGGGGCTCCTGCTCCAGCACCGGCGCGTTGTCCTTTTCCTGGCGTCTGATCCTCGCCCCGCCCTCGGTGCTCGACTATCTCGCGGCGCATGAGGTGGCGCATCGGCGCGAGATGAACCACGGCCCGCGCTTCTGGGCGACGGTGGACCGCCTCTTCCCCGAGCGGCACGCCGCCGAAGCCTGGCTGAAGAAGCACGGCGCGAGCCTGCACCGTTACGGGGCGGAGTAGCCGCTCCGCCGGCAGGGTGCGCGGCCTGTGGCCCGTCTCACCCGCTGCCGAACAGCTTGTCGAGCAGCCAGTTGTCGAGGCCCGGGCGCGGGGCGGCGGGGGCGCGCTGCGGGCCGCCGGTCACCACCGGTTCCTCCGGCACGTCGCCCGGGGGCAACTGGCCCGCCCCGCCGGCGATGGCGGGCGCCTCGGTGCCGGGCAGCGGCACCACCGGCTGGTCCTTGTGCGCCACCTTCATCACCTGGCTCCAGATATCCACCGGCAGGCCGGAGCCGCCCGCCTTCTTGGTTGGCGAGGAATCGTCATTGCCGATCCAGACGCTGGTGATGAAGCGGCCGGTATAGCCGACGAACCAGGCGTCGCGGTAATCCTGGCTGGTGCCGGTCTTGCCGGCGGCGGGCCAGCCCGGCAGGTCGGCGCGCCGCGCCGTGCCGGTGACGAGCACCTCCTGCATCATGCGGTTCATCATCGCCACATGCGGCGGCGCCATCACCAGGCCGCGCCCGGCCTCGGCATAGGCGTAGAGGATGGTTCCCGCCTTGTCGCGCACCCGCGCGATGATGTGCGGGGTGACGCCGACGCCGCCATTGGCGAAGGGCGCATAGGCGCTCGCCATTTCCAGCACCGACACTTCCGACGTGCCGAGCGCGATCGAGGCGTTGGGCTCCAGCTTGGAGTTGATGCCGAGCCGGTGCGCGGTCTTCACCACCTCGTCCGGCCCCACTTCCAGCGCGAGGCGCACCGACACGGTGTTGAGCGAGAGCGCCAGCGCGGTCTTCAAATCCACCGCGCCGCGATATTCGCGCGAGAAGTTCTCCGGCTTCCAGCCCTTGAGCTGGATCGGCGCGTCGGCGCGCACGCTTTCCGGCGTCAGCCCGCGTTCCATGGCGGTGAGATAGACGAAGGGCTTGAAGGAGGAGCCGGGCTGGCGCCGCGCCGTCACCGCGCGGTTATACTGGCTCTCCTCATAGGAGCGCCCGCCGACCAGCGCCCGCACGCCACCGCTGGTGTCCATCACCACGAGCGCGCCCTGCTCGACGCCGAGCTTCTTGCCGGATTTCGCCAGCGCGTCCTTCAGCGCCTTGTCGGCGGCGGTCTGCACGGCGGGGTCGATGGTGGTCTGCACCACGAGGTCCTGCGTCACCGGGCCGACCAGCGTCTTCACCTGCTCCAGCACCCAGTCGGCGACATAGCCATAGGAATCCGGCCCCTGCGCCTTGGCCACGGTGGCGGGGCGATTGAGCGCGGTCTGGCGCATTTCCGGGGTGATGAAGCCGGCCTCCTGCATCGCCGCCAGCACGATCTCGGCGCGGGCCTGCGCGCCCTCCAGATTGCGCGTGGGGGCGAGGGCGGAGGGCGATTTCACCAGTCCCGCCAGCATCGCCGCTTCCGACAGCGTGACCTGCCGCGCCGACTTGCCGAAATAACGTTGCGCGGCGGCTTCCACCCCATAGGCGCCAGCGCCGAAATAGACGCGGTTCATATAGAGTTCGAGAATCTCGTTCTTGGAGTATTTGGTCTCCAGCCAGATCGAGAGGATCAGTTCCTGCACCTTGCGCGACAGGGTGCGCTCCTGGGTGAGGAACAGGTTCTTGGCGAGCTGCTGGGTCAGGGTCGAGCCGCCCTCGCGCAGCCTTCCCTTGGTCAGGTTGACCACCACCG comes from Ancylobacter polymorphus and encodes:
- a CDS encoding transglycosylase domain-containing protein, translated to MFGRRGERERREPVLGTPGFDGDLRLSAEDRPTIPPAPLERAPARNRKAPPKALPPPRINRRRHDEWDEAEEADWEDEPRVARKSRNRRQDEERVRERGRGGGRRRPPKRGLFGRLVYWGLVLGLWGTIGLAGLIVYEASQLPPIQNLAIPDRPPTVIIQGADGQAIATRGEMGGTNVPLRALPPYLPQAFVAIEDRRFYAHFGLDPMGLARAVVVNLTKGRLREGGSTLTQQLAKNLFLTQERTLSRKVQELILSIWLETKYSKNEILELYMNRVYFGAGAYGVEAAAQRYFGKSARQVTLSEAAMLAGLVKSPSALAPTRNLEGAQARAEIVLAAMQEAGFITPEMRQTALNRPATVAKAQGPDSYGYVADWVLEQVKTLVGPVTQDLVVQTTIDPAVQTAADKALKDALAKSGKKLGVEQGALVVMDTSGGVRALVGGRSYEESQYNRAVTARRQPGSSFKPFVYLTAMERGLTPESVRADAPIQLKGWKPENFSREYRGAVDLKTALALSLNTVSVRLALEVGPDEVVKTAHRLGINSKLEPNASIALGTSEVSVLEMASAYAPFANGGVGVTPHIIARVRDKAGTILYAYAEAGRGLVMAPPHVAMMNRMMQEVLVTGTARRADLPGWPAAGKTGTSQDYRDAWFVGYTGRFITSVWIGNDDSSPTKKAGGSGLPVDIWSQVMKVAHKDQPVVPLPGTEAPAIAGGAGQLPPGDVPEEPVVTGGPQRAPAAPRPGLDNWLLDKLFGSG
- a CDS encoding GcrA family cell cycle regulator; the protein is MNWTDERVELLKKLWSEGLSASQIAAELGGVTRNAVIGKVHRLGLSGRAKAPAAPAPRPRKPRPAPAAQVARPMVQGNTVLAPVMAPVAEPEPEVVPEVAAKVIPMGERCTILDLTEFTCRWPVGDPGKGDFHYCGSRSKTGLPYCAYHARIAYQPVQDRNRRRVAR
- a CDS encoding M48 family metallopeptidase — encoded protein: MLFRALASARRKTPAAPEPSHFRLRLTAEEVLVQLRRNPRARRYTLRVRAATRDVVLTLPARGTLDEALDFARRHAGWVELRLSRLPEVVAFTPGATVPLRGTPHRIVHRPEMRGTVWTGREDDEAALFVAGDSAHVARRVSDFLKREARRDLLEAARRHAGALGVSITRVTLRDTASRWGSCSSTGALSFSWRLILAPPSVLDYLAAHEVAHRREMNHGPRFWATVDRLFPERHAAEAWLKKHGASLHRYGAE